AATCCAGGCGCTCGCCCAGCGGCTCGAGGTCGCCCGCATGCTGCGCGAAGGATATACGTATCACAAAATCGAAACGGAAACCGGAGCGAGCACGGCGACGATTTCGCGCGTCAAGCGCTGCCTCAACTACGGCAATGATGCTTACGCCATGGCGCTCGATCGCATTAAAGAGGAGCAACAGCAAGAAGAGAAAGAAGCCAACGAAGCGGTCACAGACTGACGCGGCAAGGAGATTCCTTCCATTTGCAAAGGAACTCCTTTTCTTTTTGCGGATTTGTTATAATGGAACAATGGAGACGGAGTGGAGGGTTGCCGCTATGGAGGAGATTCGCGCTTGGCGCCATGTGTTTAAACTCGACCCGAATAAACCGATTGATGACGAGCGCCTTGAGCGCCTTTGCGAGTCGGGAACGGATGCCGTCATCGTCGGCGGAACCGACGGGGTGACCATCGACAACGTGCTTGATTTATTGGCTCGCATCCGCCGTTTTTCGGTGCCATGCGCGCTCGAAGTCACCGACGTCGAAGCGCTGACGCCGGGATTTGACGTATATTTGGTTCCGATCGTGTTAAACAGCCGGCAGGCGGAGTGGATCATCGGCCGTCATCACGAGGCGGTGAAACAATACGGTGATATGATGAACTGGGATGAGATTGCCGCAGAGGGCTATTGCATTTTAAATCCGGAATGCAAGGCCGCCAAGCTGACGAGAGCCGATACGGAGCTTGACGTCGACGATATTGTGGCCTATGCCCGTTTGGCTGAGCATTTGTACAAGCTGCCGATTTTTTACCTTGAGTATAGCGGAGTTTATGGAGATCCGTCTGTCGTGGAAAAAGTGAAACAAGCGCTTGATCAGACGCAGCTGTTTTACGGCGGCGGCATCACAACTTCTGAGCAGGCGGAGCATATGGCGCGCTATGCCGATACGGTGGTCGTCGGCAACGCGATTTACGACGCGTTCGAACAGGCGTTGGCGACGGTGGCGGCGGTGAAGCAGATGGCTGGTCAACGCAACGGCGATGACGGAAAATAGAACATATGTTTTGTTGGTGGTGGACATGATGAATTTTTTATCGGAAAAGCTGCTTGCGCATTTAAACAAAGAGCAGCAAGAAGCCGTTAAAACGACAGAAGGCCCATTGCTCATCATGGCGGGAGCGGGCAGCGGAAAAACGCGCGTGCTGACGCACCGGATCGCCTATTTGATGGCGGAAAAACAGGTGGCGCCGTGGAATATTTTAGCCATTACGTTTACGAACAAAGCGGCGCGTGAAATGAAGGAGCGGGTGCAGGCGCTCTTAGGCGGGGCGGCGGAAGACGTGTGGATTTCGACGTTCCATTCGATGTGCGTCCGCATGTTGCGCCGCGACATTGACCGCATCGGCATCAATCGCAATTTTTCCATCCTTGACCCGACGGATCAGCTTTCGGTCATCAAAGCGATTTTGAAAGACAAAAATATCGATCCGAAAAAATTTGAGCCGCGGACGATTTTAGCGACGATCAGCGGGGCGAAAAACGATTTGCTCACGCCCGAGCAATTCGCAAAGCGGGCATCGACGTACTACGAAAAGATCGTCGGCGACGTGTATCAAGAGTATCAACAGCGCCTTCTCCGCAATCATTCACTCGATTTCGACGATTTGATCATGACGACGATCCACTTGTTTGACCGCGTGCCGGATGTGCTTCAATATTACCAGTATAAGTTCCAGTACATCCATATCGATGAGTACCAGGATACGAACCGCGCTCAATATACGCTGGTGAAAAAGCTCGCAGACCGGTTTCAAAATATTTGCGCCGTCGGCGATGCCGACCAGTCGATTTACCGGTGGCGCGGGGCGGACATTCGCAATATTTTATCGTTTGAGCGCGACTACCCGAACGCGAAAGTCATTTTGCTTGAACAAAACTACCGCTCGACGAAACGCATTTTGCAGGCGGCAAATGAAGTCATTGCGCATAACGTCAATCGAAAACCAAAGCGGTTGTGGACGGAAAACCCGGAAGGGAAGCCAATCGTCTATTATGAAGCGATGAACGAAGTGGACGAAGCGCAATTTGTCGCCCGCCGCATTCAAGAGGCGGTTGAGAGCGGGGAGCGCCGCTACCGCGATTTTGCCGTGCTTTATCGGACGAACGCCCAGTCGCGCGTCATCGAGGAAATGTTTTTAAAAGCGAACATTCCGTACCAAATCGTCGGCGGCTTAAAGTTCTATGACCGGAAAGAAATTAAAGACATTCTCGCTTACTTGCGCGTCATCGCCAACCCCGATGACGATTTGAGCTTGCTTCGCATCATCAACGTGCCAAAGCGTGGCATCGGCGCCTCTACGATCGACAAACTTGTCCGCTATGCGGCCGAGCATGAGCTGTCCTTGTTTGAAGCGCTCGGCGAGCTGGAGATGATCGGCTTCAGCGCGAAGACGGCCGGGGCGCTCGCCGCGTTTCGCGGACAGCTTGAGCAATGGACGCAGCTGCAAGAATACGTTCCGGTGACGGAACTTGTGGAGGAAGTGCTCGACCAATCGGGCTACCGCGAGATGCTCAAGGCGGAACGGACGATTGAAGCGCAAAGCCGGCTTGAGAACTTGGACGAGTTTTTGTCGGTGACGAAGCATTTCGAAAATGTAAGCGACGATAAATCGCTCGTCGCCTTTTTAACCGACTTGGCGCTCATTTCTGATTTGGACGAGCTGAATGGGACAGATCAGGCGGCCGAGGGCGATGCCGTCGTCTTCATGACGCTGCACGCCGCCAAAGGGCTTGAGTTTCCGGTCGTGTTTTTGATTGGCATGGAAGAAGGCATTTTTCCGCATCTTCGTTCACTGGAGAATGAGGATGAAATGGAAGAAGAGCGGCGGCTGGCGTATGTCGGCATCACTCGGGCCGAGGAAGAGCTCGTATTGACGAACGCGCAAATGCGGACGCTGTTTGGCAACATCCAAATGAACCGGCCGTCGCGCTTTTTAGATGAGATTCCCGCGCATTTGCTGGAGACGGTCTCGCGTGGGAAACCGTCTGTTTCCCGTTCAGCGTCCGCTCGCTTGCAGGCAGGCGGCGCCATCAGGGTGTGGAAAGTCGGAGACCGGGCGAACCATCGGAAATGGGGAATCGGTACGGTTGTCAGTGTCCGTGGCGAAGGTGACGACCAAGAACTCGATATCGCCTTCCCGAGCCCGATCGGCATTAAACGTCTGCTCGCTAAATTTGCGCCGATTGAGAAAGTATAGAAAGGAGAACGGGTGAACGTATGGACCGCCAACAAGCCGAACGGCGCGCGGCCGAGCTGCGCGAACTGCTGCACCGCTATGGCTACGAATATTATGTGCTCGACCGGCCGTCCGTCCCGGACGCCGAGTATGACCGGCTCATGCAAGAGTTGATGGCCATCGAGGAACAGTATCCGGAATTGAAAACGAGCGACTCGCCGACCCAGCGCATCGGCGGCCCTCCGCTTGAGGCGTTTCGCAAAGTGACGCATGTTGTTCCCATGATGAGTCTCGCGAACGCGTTTGACGAAGGGGATTTGCGCGATTTTGACCGCCGCGTCCGCCAAGAGGTCGGCGAAGCAGCGTACGTGTGCGAGTTGAAAATCGATGGTCTCGCTGTCTCCGTCCGCTATGAAGATGGTTATTTCGTCCAAGGGGCGACGCGCGGCGACGGAACGACCGGCGAGGACATTACGGAAAATTTGAGAACGATCCGTTCACTGCCGCTTCGGCTGAAGGAGCCGGTGTCGCTGGAGGCGCGCGGCGAGGCGTTCATGCCGAAAGCGTCGTTTTTGCGCTTGAATGAGGAGCGAAAAGCCCGAGGCGAGGAGCTGTTTGCCAACCCGCGCAACGCTGCGGCTGGCTCGCTCCGCCAGCTCGATCCGAAAGTGGCGGCGTCGCGCCAGCTCGATTTGTTCGTTTATGGTTTGGCCAATGCTGAAGAGCTTGGCATTGAGTCGCACAGCGAGGCGCTCGACTACTTACAGGCGCTTGGGTTTAAAGTGAATCCCGAGCGGCGGCGCTGCGCCAACATCGATGAGGTGATCGCCTTCGTCAACGAGTGGCACGAAAAACGGCCGCAGCTGCCGTACGAGATCGACGGCATCGTCATTAAAGTCGACTCGTTCGCCCAACAGCGGGAGCTTGGTGCGACGGCAAAAAGCCCGCGCTGGGCGATCGCCTACAAATTCCCAGCCGAGGAAGTGGTGACGACGCTCATCGGCATTGAGGTGAACGTCGGCCGCACGGGCGTCGTCACTCCGACAGCGATCTTAGAGCCGGTCCGCGTCGCCGGCACGACCGTGCAGCGCGCCACTCTTCATAATGAAGATTTTATACGGGAAAAAGACATTCGCATCGGCGATGCGGTCATCATTAAAAAAGCGGGCGACATCATCCCGGAAGTGGTCGGCGTCGTCGTCGACCGGCGCGACGGGGATGAAACGCCGTTTGTGATGCCGACGCATTGTCCGGAATGCGAAAGCGAGCTCGTCCGCCTAGATGGAGAAGTGGCGCTCCGTTGCTTAAACCCGAAATGCCCGGCCCAGCTGCGCGAACGGCTCATCCATTTTGCCTCAAGAGCAGCGATGAACATTGAAGGGTTGGGCGAAAAAGTCGTCACCCAACTGTTTAACGCTGGCCTCGTCCACGATGTCGCCGATTTGTACCGGCTGACGAAAGAACAGCTCATCGGTTTGGAACGGATGGGCGAAAAGTCAGCAACCAACTTGCTTGCAGCGATTGAGGCATCGAAGCAAAACTCGCTCGAGCGGTTGCTGTTCGGTCTTGGCATCCGCTACGTCGGAGCGAAAGCCGCCCAACTTTTGGCTGAGCATTTTGAAACGATGGAGCGGCTGGAAAAAGCGACGAAAGAGGAATTGATGGCCGTGCCGGAAATTGGCGAGAAAATGGCGGACTCGATCATCGCCTTCTTTTCCCAGCCAGAAGCGGCCGAGCTGCTCCATGAGCTGCGGCTTTACGGCGTCAACATGGCATACAAAGGGCTGAAGCGGGCGGCTGAAGCGCCTGCTGACTCCGCCTTCGCCGGCAAAACGGTCGTCTTGACCGGCAAACTCGCGTCGATGTCGCGCAATGAGGCAAAAGAAGAGATTGAACGGCTCGGCGGGCGCGTCACCGGCAGCGTCAGCCGCAGCACCGACATCGTCATCGCCGGTGAGGACGCCGGATCGAAGCTGGAGAAAGCCCAGCAGCTTGGCATTGAGATTTGGGACGAATCACGATTTTTGCAAGAGATCAGCAGGGGGAAACGATGAAACGAATCTCACCACTTCGCAGTTTGGTTGCCTGCCGTTGGACGAATCGGGCCCGAAAGCGGTTGGCCGCTGTCGGCCTCGCTTCGATTTGTTTGTTGTCTGCGTGTGCGCCGAAGTTTGACAAAGGTGAGGAAGTCGTGCAAGACAAAGGCAGCAAACAGCAAGAAGCCGTCATCCCGAAATACAACATTGCCGACTCGTATTACCGCGTCATCCTTCCGTTCAAACCGTCCGGGGCCCGTGGGGAGGTCGTCAATGATTTAAATACGCGCCTTGATGTCGACGAATTTGAGACGGGGCTCATGCGCTTGGCCACTGAGCAGTTTCCGTCGGATGAGTACTTGTTCCAAGAGGGGCAATATTTAGACAGCGAGACGGTTGGAAAATGGCTCGCTCGCAAGAAGACGACTCGCCAGCTGAAGGAAGAGAAAATGAAGCCGGAAGACAACATCGGCTTAAACCCACCGATCAGCGACACGGGAACAAACGAACAAAAAAACAAACAAAGCCCGATTTATTTGGCGAGCATTTTGGAACATGATTATTTGGTGAAGATCGACAACGACAAAGTGAAGCTCGGCGGCATCGCTATCGGCCTGGCGTTAAACTCCGTCCACTATTATTCGACCGAGCAAGGCTATCCGCGGGAGGTCAAAATCAAAGACGATGTCATCGAACGGGAAGGAAAGCGGATCGCCGCCGAGGTGCTGAAGCGGCTGCGGAGCATGAAAGGGCTTGGGAACGTGCCGATTACGATCGCCCTGTACAAACAAGCGCCCCGTTCATCTGTTGTTCCAGGCCACTTTTTCGCCGTCGCCCATGTCGATGAAGGAAGCAGCACCATCGATGATTGGGAGGCGGTGAACGAGGAATATTATTTATTCCCGTCTGATGAGGCGGAAGAAAACCACCGCGACGACTGGCTGAAATTCAATAATTTTAAATCAGACGTTGAGGACTTTTTCCCGAACTACACCGGCATCGTCGGCAGAGGGCTGTATGTCAACGACCAGCTTCAGAAGTTAACGATCAACATTACGATGCCGTTTTACGGCAAAGCGGAAGTGATCGGCTTTACCCAATACGTGACCGGCTTGGTGATGGAAAAATTCCCGGACTACATCACCGTCAACGTCTACATCGCCTCGGCCGGCCAGCCGGAAAGCCTCATCGTGCGCCAGGCGAAAGCAGACGAGCCGTTTGTGCATATTTATCAATGACAACGTGCCACATCCCCTCTGGACGAGCCAGAGGGGATGTGTTTTTTGCGATGTTGCGGTTCGAAAAGGCTGGTGTAAACGGATTCGGTGGCAGCCTGTCGGTGTGATTTGCCGGATGGGGGACAGACTGATAAAATAATGAAGACCTAGATGCGAGTAAAGGTGTGTCACGATCATGAAAGCCATCTGTGTGTTTTGCGGATCAAGTTATGGACAAAGCGTAAAATACAAGGAAGCGGCGAAAGAGCTCGGAACGTTTTTAGCCCGAAGCGGCATGACGCTCATTTATGGCGGCGGAAAACGCGGCTTGATGGGGGAAGTCGCGGAGGCGGCGCTTCGGCATCAAGGGCGCGTGGTTGGGGTCATTCCGCAATTTTTGAAGGACCGGGAAGTGGCGCATAATCGATTGAGCGAACTGTTGGTCGTCGATACGATGCATACGCGCAAAGCGAAAATGTATGAGTCGGCCGACGGGTTTATCGCCCTGCCAGGAGGGTACGGGACGTATGAAGAGCTGTTTGAAGTGCTCTCATGGTCGCGCGTCGGCCTCCACCAAAAACCGATCGGCCTGCTCAACGTGGACGGGTTTTTCGACCCCCTTCTTCATTTGCTTCGGCATACAGTCGAAAACGGATTTGCCGCGCCGGAAGATCTCGATCTGATTGTCAGTGCTGAGGATGTTTCGACGCTGTATGAGCGGATGAAGACGTTCCGCCATCATCGCTGTTCTGGAACATGAAGGAACGGGTTGCCGCTTCCTGCTAAGCTGGCAAATTGTTCACTTCATAAGCGGCTCGGATGCCGGATTCAATGGCGCCTTGAATCCATCCGTGGTGGGTGGAAGCGTGTTCCCCGGCAAAATGCACCCTTCCTTCGGGAGCGGCGATATACGGCGACAGCTCCGTCACTTGATTCGGCTTCATCATCGTGAAGGCGCCGCCTGAGTACGGATAGCGAACCCAGCTATGGCTTGTTCCGGTTTCAAATTCACGGTACACTTGTTCGCCATGGAGGACAGCTAAGTTTTTGAGCGTGTATTCAAGCCGCTCTTCATCGCTTAAGCTGTCCCACGGGATCGTGTCGTCTTCCCACGTATAGCTGGCCAATACGACGCCAGGCCCTGCCGTGCCGATGCCTTGGCTCGGATATTGAGTGTATCGAATCGGCAAGTCCGAGACCGTTTTGCCGCCGAACATCCCTTCTTTTTCCCAAAATCGTGTTTTAAATTGGATGCCGGTTTTCGTCGAGCCGACGTAATGCAGTTCGCGGATCGCTTTCCATTTGTTTTCGGAAAACGAATGGCGCGGCTCCATTTCGATAAACTGCAAAATCGAAAACGGGATGGTGACGATCACGCGATCTGCGGTGATTTGAAACGGCTGGAGAATTTTTGTATGGGTGGCGTGGATGGTGACGCCGTTTTCGTGCTGGACGATTTTTTGCACTTTATGGCTAAAGAAAATCTCGTCCTTCAGCTGCGGCAAAAAAGCTTTGGGAAGCCGATCGTTGCCGCCGACAATTTCATAAAAGCGAATATTCGGCGTAAACAGCACCATCAGTTCGCGCAGCATCTCCAGAAACGAAAGTTCAGGGAATCCTTCTAACGAGAGAACGGCTTTGATCATATCGATGGCTCCCACGGACAACGGTAGACCGAATGGGTTGTAGCGCAAATAGGCGTCCAGCGAGTAGCGGTCGAGCTGTTCAATGACAATCGGCCAATGTTTTTCCGGATTTTGTTCGATGAATTGAATGACCGGACGAATCGCCATCTGCAATAATTGGGAAGCGGTTTTGCCTCGTTCATGCGGGGCGACCGGAAAGCCAAAGAGGTCGGGATGCCGCTCATATTCACCAAGGCGCGCTTTCACGCCGCGAAAATACAGAATGTCGCGCGGAGTGCTGTTGATAAACGGGTGAAGCGGCAAGTTGAATTTTTTGATGTATTCCAATGTCAATTGATGGGTGTGCGGGATGCGCATGGCGCCAGCTTCAAGATACTGGTCGTCGCGAAAGTTGGAGCGGAGCGTGTAGATTCGGCCGCCGACCCGCTCGGACGCTTCAAGAATCGTGATGCGATGGCCGGCTTGCTTCAGCAATGACGCTGCGACAAGTCCGGCCATTCCGGCGCCGATAATGACGATGTTTTGAGGGGTGGATGTTTTCGTCAACCCATTTCGGATGATCGCAATCATCGTTTCCATTGGGAGTTTCGGAAACACATAAGGATGTGCCACGTTTGAATCCCCCTTTGCCGTTTTCACCGCGCGAGGATGAAGGTGCGGTTATTCCATCTTATTCCGCGGCAAAGGGGAGTATGTGAGAATAGGAATGCCCGTCACGGCCTGGAAACGATATACGTCCCGCCATCGATTTCGATGCGGCGCTGCTCCTGCATGCCCACAAGCCGGCACAAAAAAGGGCGCGTTGACGGTCGATGGTCGGCTTCATAAAAACAAAGGGCGATGCCGCCGACGGCTAGTTCAGCGTACGCCCCTGCCTCATCGCGCCCAAAGCGAGGGACAGGAAGGCCAAACAGCCGCCGATACGCGTCGATGGCGCGGCGAAGGTCAAGCGTATAGACGCCGATGGACGACAAAGAAGAAGCCCCGATTCGATGGTGCATGAGCGGCGCCAGCTCGTTCATCCGCACGTCATCACCGTCGCCCCATTGGATGAAAAACGGATAGCGAAATGCACCGTCTGTGTCGTCTTCGATAAACAGCATCGACCATGTCAGCCGCTTGCCGTCATCGCGCTCGCGGCTGCCGGGGAGCGGACCGATTGGGGTAAACCCGTTTCGTTTGAGATGTGCCGCCACCGCTCCGATGTTGTTCGTGCGGAAGGCAAATTGGGAGAAGCCGTTTCCTTCTTGGCGGTCGGCGACAAGCTGGTCGATGAGCGGATTTCCGCATGTTTTCGCCGTCTGCTCATCGGCGATGCCGATCCACTCAATGTAGCGCAAATGCTCGAAGCAGCATAATGCGTTATACGTTCCCCATGACGGATGGCGGCCGCCGTGGATGGCTGTAAACCCCCATTGTTCAAACGCCGTTTTCGCTTGCTCCGGTCGTTCGGTTAAGTGGACGAGATGGTCAAACGCGACATTCATGGCGGCGACCTCCTCCTAGATGGAATCGATCAGCGGAACAACATTTCTTTCAGCTTGTAAATGATTCGTTCGTTGTCGACGGTGCGGTGGGCGATAAAATTCAAGTCCAGCTTGATGTCTTCGATTTGGGCAGCCAATTGTTCGTAACGGGAGTCCATTTTTTGTTCGAGGCGGTCCACCGTTTGTTTCAATGAGGCAAATTCCTGGTGAAGCTGGTGGACGTCAGCGGCGAGAGCTTCCAGTTTGGCGTCTGTTTCGTCTTGGCGGTGGAGAAGAGCGGCCACGATGCCGTTCAATTCCTTTTGCCCGGCGCGAAGCGAATCTTGTTCTTGACGCAGACGCTGTTGTTCCAAACGGATTTCCTGCTGCTCTTTTCGGATTTCTTGTTGTTCTTTTCGAATTTCTTCTTGTTCCTGGCGAATGGCGATTTGTTCCCGCTCGAGCCGCTCTTGGCCTTCCACGAGCTTTTGCAGCGTCCCGTCCATCGCGTTCAAGCGGTCAAGCACTTGGGCGAGCAAAGCGTCACTCATCGTCATTATTCCCCCTTTTTTGTCCGTTATGGCCATTATAGTACATATGTTCGTTTTCGTCAACGGGCAACTAGGCAAAAGAGGGCCAGACGGTTGCTTTATTTCCTAAACGTTTGGTATCATCATAGTATTGTGGAAGGTCGACCATGTCGGAGGTGAATACAATGTCGCGAATTTCGATTGAACAAGTGAAACATGTCGCCGATTTGGCGCGGTTGGCGATTACGGATGAAGAGGCCGAGATGTTTACGAAACAGCTCGATGCGATTATTACGTTTGCCGAGCAGCTGAATGAATTGGATACGGAGAACGTTCCGCCGACTTCGCACGTGCTTGATATGAGAAACGTGATGCGCGAGGATATTCCAGAACCGGGGCTGCCGCGCGAAGAAGTGTTGAAAAACGCGCCAGATCAGCAAGACGGCCAGTTCCGTGTGCCGGCCATTTTAGAGTAAGGAGGGGGATTTATGTCGCTTTTTGACCATTCCGTGTCAGAATTACATACGTTGCTGAAGAAAAAAGAAGTGTCGATTTCCGATTTAGTCGACGAATCGTACCGCCGCATCGATGAAGTGGAAGAGAAAGTGCAAGCGTTTTTAACATTAAATGAAGAACAGGCGCGGGCGAAAGCGAAAGAGTTGGATAACCAGCTCGCCAAAGGCGAAGAAACGAACCCGCTGTTCGGCTTGCCGATCGGCATTAAAGACAACATCGTCACAAAAGGGCTGCGTACGACATGCGCCAGCAAAATTTTGTACAACTTTGACCCGATTTACGACGCCACTGTCATGGAGCGGTTGAATGCCGCAGGGACGATCACGATCGGGAAGTTGAACATGGACGAGTTCGCCATGGGCTCGTCGACGGAAAACTCCGGGTTTCAGCTGACGCGCAACCCGTGGGACTTAGAGCGCGTTCCGGGCGGCTCAAGCGGCGGTTCGGCGGCGGCGGTGGCGGCCGGCGAAGTGCCGTTTGCTTTAGGTTCTGATACGGGCGGTTCGATCCGCCAGCCGGCGGCGTTTTGCGGGGTCGTCGGGTTGAAACCGACGTACGGACGCGTCTCGCGCTTCGGGCTTGTTGCGTTTGCGTCGTCGCTGGACCAAATCGGCCCGATTACGCGCACGGTCGAAGACAACGCGTATGTATTGCAAGCGATCGCGGGCGTCGACCCGATGGATTCGACTTCAGCGAACATTCCAGTGCCGAACTATGTGGAGGCGTTAACGGGCGATATCAAAGGGTTGAAAATCGCTGTGCCGAAAGAATATTTAGGTGAAGGCGTCGATGAAGGCGTGCGCCAGTCAGTGCTTGCGGCGCTTGCCGTGCTTGAGAAGCTTGGCGCGGCGTGGGAAGAAGTGTCGCTGCCGCATTCAAAATACGCCTTGGCGACGTACTATTTGCTCGCTTCGTCCGAGGCATCAGCGAACTTGGCTCGCTTTGACGGCGTCCGCTACGGCTATCGGACGGACAACGCGAAAAACTTGATCGATATGTATAAACTGACGCGAAGCGAAGGGTTTGGGGCGGAGGTCAAGCGCCGCATTATGCTCGGGACGTTCGCGTTAAGCTCGGGCTATTACGATGCGTATTACAAAAAAGCGCAAAAAGTTCGGACGTTGATCAAGCGCGACTTCGAAAACGTATTTGAACGATATGACGTCATCATCGGCCCGACAACGCCGACGCCGGCGTTTAAAATCGGCGAGAAAACGAGTGATCCGCTGACGATGTACATGAACGACATTTTAACGATTCCAGTCAACCTTGCGGGTGTACCGGCGATTTCTGTGCCGTGCGGCTTTGTTGATGGCTTGCCGGTCGGCTTGCAAATTATCGGCAAGCACTTTGATGAAAGCACCGTCTACCGCGTCGCCCACGCTTTTGAACAAGCGACCGACTACCATAAGCAAAAACCGGTGTTGTAAGGGAGGTTAGGTGATGAACTTTGAAACGGTCATCGGACTTGAGGTGCACGTCGAGCTGAAAACGAAATCGAAAATTTTCTCCAGCAGCCCGAACGCGTTCGGCGCGCCCCCGAACACGCAAACGAACGTCATTGACTTAGGGTATCCAGGCGTGCTGCCGGTGTTGAACCGACAGGCGGTCGAGTTTGCGATGAAAGCGGCGATGGCGTTAAACTGCGAAATCGCGACCGAGACGAAATTCGACCGCAAAAACTACTTTTATCCGGACAACCCGAAAGCGTACCAAATTTCGCAATACGATCAGCCGCTTGGCCGAAA
Above is a window of Geobacillus thermoleovorans DNA encoding:
- a CDS encoding YerC/YecD family TrpR-related protein encodes the protein MQIDKLRGRELDQLFKAILSLRDLEECYRFFDDLCTVNEIQALAQRLEVARMLREGYTYHKIETETGASTATISRVKRCLNYGNDAYAMALDRIKEEQQQEEKEANEAVTD
- a CDS encoding heptaprenylglyceryl phosphate synthase produces the protein MEEIRAWRHVFKLDPNKPIDDERLERLCESGTDAVIVGGTDGVTIDNVLDLLARIRRFSVPCALEVTDVEALTPGFDVYLVPIVLNSRQAEWIIGRHHEAVKQYGDMMNWDEIAAEGYCILNPECKAAKLTRADTELDVDDIVAYARLAEHLYKLPIFYLEYSGVYGDPSVVEKVKQALDQTQLFYGGGITTSEQAEHMARYADTVVVGNAIYDAFEQALATVAAVKQMAGQRNGDDGK
- the pcrA gene encoding DNA helicase PcrA, which produces MNFLSEKLLAHLNKEQQEAVKTTEGPLLIMAGAGSGKTRVLTHRIAYLMAEKQVAPWNILAITFTNKAAREMKERVQALLGGAAEDVWISTFHSMCVRMLRRDIDRIGINRNFSILDPTDQLSVIKAILKDKNIDPKKFEPRTILATISGAKNDLLTPEQFAKRASTYYEKIVGDVYQEYQQRLLRNHSLDFDDLIMTTIHLFDRVPDVLQYYQYKFQYIHIDEYQDTNRAQYTLVKKLADRFQNICAVGDADQSIYRWRGADIRNILSFERDYPNAKVILLEQNYRSTKRILQAANEVIAHNVNRKPKRLWTENPEGKPIVYYEAMNEVDEAQFVARRIQEAVESGERRYRDFAVLYRTNAQSRVIEEMFLKANIPYQIVGGLKFYDRKEIKDILAYLRVIANPDDDLSLLRIINVPKRGIGASTIDKLVRYAAEHELSLFEALGELEMIGFSAKTAGALAAFRGQLEQWTQLQEYVPVTELVEEVLDQSGYREMLKAERTIEAQSRLENLDEFLSVTKHFENVSDDKSLVAFLTDLALISDLDELNGTDQAAEGDAVVFMTLHAAKGLEFPVVFLIGMEEGIFPHLRSLENEDEMEEERRLAYVGITRAEEELVLTNAQMRTLFGNIQMNRPSRFLDEIPAHLLETVSRGKPSVSRSASARLQAGGAIRVWKVGDRANHRKWGIGTVVSVRGEGDDQELDIAFPSPIGIKRLLAKFAPIEKV
- the ligA gene encoding NAD-dependent DNA ligase LigA translates to MDRQQAERRAAELRELLHRYGYEYYVLDRPSVPDAEYDRLMQELMAIEEQYPELKTSDSPTQRIGGPPLEAFRKVTHVVPMMSLANAFDEGDLRDFDRRVRQEVGEAAYVCELKIDGLAVSVRYEDGYFVQGATRGDGTTGEDITENLRTIRSLPLRLKEPVSLEARGEAFMPKASFLRLNEERKARGEELFANPRNAAAGSLRQLDPKVAASRQLDLFVYGLANAEELGIESHSEALDYLQALGFKVNPERRRCANIDEVIAFVNEWHEKRPQLPYEIDGIVIKVDSFAQQRELGATAKSPRWAIAYKFPAEEVVTTLIGIEVNVGRTGVVTPTAILEPVRVAGTTVQRATLHNEDFIREKDIRIGDAVIIKKAGDIIPEVVGVVVDRRDGDETPFVMPTHCPECESELVRLDGEVALRCLNPKCPAQLRERLIHFASRAAMNIEGLGEKVVTQLFNAGLVHDVADLYRLTKEQLIGLERMGEKSATNLLAAIEASKQNSLERLLFGLGIRYVGAKAAQLLAEHFETMERLEKATKEELMAVPEIGEKMADSIIAFFSQPEAAELLHELRLYGVNMAYKGLKRAAEAPADSAFAGKTVVLTGKLASMSRNEAKEEIERLGGRVTGSVSRSTDIVIAGEDAGSKLEKAQQLGIEIWDESRFLQEISRGKR
- a CDS encoding CamS family sex pheromone protein encodes the protein MKRISPLRSLVACRWTNRARKRLAAVGLASICLLSACAPKFDKGEEVVQDKGSKQQEAVIPKYNIADSYYRVILPFKPSGARGEVVNDLNTRLDVDEFETGLMRLATEQFPSDEYLFQEGQYLDSETVGKWLARKKTTRQLKEEKMKPEDNIGLNPPISDTGTNEQKNKQSPIYLASILEHDYLVKIDNDKVKLGGIAIGLALNSVHYYSTEQGYPREVKIKDDVIEREGKRIAAEVLKRLRSMKGLGNVPITIALYKQAPRSSVVPGHFFAVAHVDEGSSTIDDWEAVNEEYYLFPSDEAEENHRDDWLKFNNFKSDVEDFFPNYTGIVGRGLYVNDQLQKLTINITMPFYGKAEVIGFTQYVTGLVMEKFPDYITVNVYIASAGQPESLIVRQAKADEPFVHIYQ
- a CDS encoding LOG family protein yields the protein MKAICVFCGSSYGQSVKYKEAAKELGTFLARSGMTLIYGGGKRGLMGEVAEAALRHQGRVVGVIPQFLKDREVAHNRLSELLVVDTMHTRKAKMYESADGFIALPGGYGTYEELFEVLSWSRVGLHQKPIGLLNVDGFFDPLLHLLRHTVENGFAAPEDLDLIVSAEDVSTLYERMKTFRHHRCSGT
- a CDS encoding flavin monoamine oxidase family protein, which gives rise to METMIAIIRNGLTKTSTPQNIVIIGAGMAGLVAASLLKQAGHRITILEASERVGGRIYTLRSNFRDDQYLEAGAMRIPHTHQLTLEYIKKFNLPLHPFINSTPRDILYFRGVKARLGEYERHPDLFGFPVAPHERGKTASQLLQMAIRPVIQFIEQNPEKHWPIVIEQLDRYSLDAYLRYNPFGLPLSVGAIDMIKAVLSLEGFPELSFLEMLRELMVLFTPNIRFYEIVGGNDRLPKAFLPQLKDEIFFSHKVQKIVQHENGVTIHATHTKILQPFQITADRVIVTIPFSILQFIEMEPRHSFSENKWKAIRELHYVGSTKTGIQFKTRFWEKEGMFGGKTVSDLPIRYTQYPSQGIGTAGPGVVLASYTWEDDTIPWDSLSDEERLEYTLKNLAVLHGEQVYREFETGTSHSWVRYPYSGGAFTMMKPNQVTELSPYIAAPEGRVHFAGEHASTHHGWIQGAIESGIRAAYEVNNLPA
- a CDS encoding VOC family protein produces the protein MNVAFDHLVHLTERPEQAKTAFEQWGFTAIHGGRHPSWGTYNALCCFEHLRYIEWIGIADEQTAKTCGNPLIDQLVADRQEGNGFSQFAFRTNNIGAVAAHLKRNGFTPIGPLPGSRERDDGKRLTWSMLFIEDDTDGAFRYPFFIQWGDGDDVRMNELAPLMHHRIGASSLSSIGVYTLDLRRAIDAYRRLFGLPVPRFGRDEAGAYAELAVGGIALCFYEADHRPSTRPFLCRLVGMQEQRRIEIDGGTYIVSRP